Part of the Monomorium pharaonis isolate MP-MQ-018 unplaced genomic scaffold, ASM1337386v2 scaffold_91, whole genome shotgun sequence genome, tgcaagaaattcaaaagatatttaaaagatattcaattgaatatattttgaatatcttCTGAATTCTTCTGAATGTTgctttttaacaaaatgtcaatatttttaaaatttttttcaatctgATATTTTATGCAGGAAGGCTATgaattaaatcataaatatattaagaaaaagcCTGATAAGAACCAATACTGGATGCTCgcatgtacaataatttttattgtaacagTCTCCAAGCCCATGTAAACTATGCCAaataaattaaggtaatatgAATTAAGCCGAAATCTtgctatataaattaaattgtcaagcaatgtaataatttttgatgctACAAGCATCTACAAGATTTTCCTTCTCCAAATTCCTAGaaaatactgtaaataaattaatgcggAAAATAATACCTTAGCCAGGAgactgttataataaaaattattgcacaggCAAACATCCAATGTTGGCTCTCATgagtttttcttaatatatttaatatatcaatatattttaaatattgcaattgTTACCTTTAATTGCAAGCAACTTATTGCAGTCCAAaggttttttattactattttcttcagatttaaccttattattttttttccccgttCTGGATGAAGAAGCCATCTCCttgtttgtaaaaatacaAGACATTAAATCGCAAGTCATTTTTCCAATGTCACTTGTTCTTATGTTCTGCATCATAGATTGAGAAATGGTGACACCTCGACCGATTGAGACTATCttctataacaaaaaattattatattaaatagaaaattaaaatttatgagtaaatttacattactGTGATTTAGTAacccgtaggaaaaaattatgcaacaattactgcacaaaaaattgcatatttttgtgcatgaatttctgcagtttttacagatttttgtacaaaggttttgccttcagaatttttctgcagaaaattttgcagaattttatgtaattttttctgaaagcAAAAACTTcagaaaacattacataaaattctgcaaaatattctgcagaaaaattctgaagacaaaaactttgtataaaaatctgtaaaaactgcaaacattcatgcacaaaaatatgcaattttttgtgcagtaatctttgcataattttttcctatggGAAAAATGAGAAGCACATTAGTAtaactttgtttatttttagttgcaCATAACCAcaaaatgaaatgtaaaatagataagataaaatatatacgtacgttgtcgttaattttttcaattattttagattCAGCTGTATCTTTCTTCatatctctttctaatttatCATGCATTTTATCGCATTGCTTCAGttcttttacttctttaaaatttgttaacctatcatttattttaggttcagatgtatttttctttacatctCTTTCAAATTTGTTATGCATTTTATCGCATTGTTTCActccttttacttttttaaaatctgttaGCACATCCATTACGAGTTCTTCTTCGATATCATTAGCCTCATCATGCTCCATGACTGCATTTATAACAGGAATAAAATCATCATATTGTATTTGCTCGTTTTGAAAtgtatcttcattttttatatgtgtcaCGCTTGGATATAACTGCTGCTTCTGGAAAACTTTTGCGGGTATGTTTTTGTTTAGCTCTGCGACACACTTATTAgcgttttgtattttaatagctAATTTATCCACCATTTTATCCAAGTTTTCCATTTCTGAAACAGTACTTTTGCAATAtagtaattgaaattaatataaagttttgttatataaattaaatgtttaataacaattaaattactattttctaaTGTAATGGATGTTTTGTCTTTCAACGCTTTAACCTCATTCTGGAgttgtttattttgttttcgtaagctttttattttttcctgtaggtttaacaaatatatattctttttacttttagatTCGCAACTGTCATCAGTGAAAGATGTTTCATCACTTTCATCCAGCAAACTGAATgactgaaaatataaattgatatagttttataaataattgaaaaaatgacgataataaaatatattcacaatattcACATACATCATCCTTTAAATTGACATCAGTAGTCTTTAGTTGAGATAGAATATCTTGTTGCTTAATCTTAGAGGACATACAACGTAAGTTATcctagaaaatatttaaataactttaattaaaagtaacttcaaataataaaaaaatatattttacatgtaatgattacgaaaataaaattcaaataagtACTTTAGTGTCCATCCTTTTCTTATTCTTCGTAACTTTATTTTCCTGATCAGAGTTATCATAATCACTATCGctaaaagattttttcataacttttttacgaTCTTCTTTACATGgatttgcaatattatatttttctaggTCGGCAAGTTGTTTGTGCATAACTGTCCACtctgaaaaaaagaatgtgcattatatatttactaattGCAAGAAAACTTTtcatcaataaatattaaaaatttttttattaattgtcaaaaacgTCTAATTTATGTCTACTGATTCAATAAgtacagattaaaaaaaaatgaattttaaatttagtaacaatataataaatgagataaatttatatcagattgagaaataaaaacttttgccCCAAATCTATGTGAACAttggatgattttttttaatgcaagaCTTATTGCTGGTTTACAATAATCAATACAGCTGCGcagtcaaattaattattataccaGAGCAGATCTGTGCAACAGCctcgcgataaaaaaaaagaaacatttgtttgattaagataaaatatttggtcagtaattatagttaattatttttatatttaaactgtCTTAAGAGTATTATCTTAAAAtgtcatcaaccaatcacagagccgtatctTAAGGCATTTATGTTTAAGATggttttgaaataagattcgactgtGAATATCGACCATTGAAAAGAAATCATCAAATACACACAATTGTTTAAACGTATACTCATATCGGGACAAATCAATGAGACATAAGGCcaggggctctattcttgaattcattcgcaagagaaacgtattcgcaaattctgatcttacagaaaagttggaaatttattggctatcgtatggctattaaccaataaacttacaactttctgttagagcgagtatttgcgtatacgtttctcttgcgaatgacttcaagaatcgagcccctggggctcaattcttaaatttattcacaagagaaacgtatgcgcaaatacctaCTCCAACAGAAAagtgcaagtttattggttaaaagtcatacgatagccaataaggttccaacttttctgcaagaacagaatttgcgaatacgtttttcttgcgaatgaattcaagaagtCGAGTCtgttctttgtcgctgcactTCTGCACTGGTACAATAAGTtatggtatatccacacaaacttgcataagcgcataagcatatgcataagaaattcaattggttta contains:
- the LOC105831536 gene encoding cylicin-1 isoform X2, translating into MHKQLADLEKYNIANPCKEDRKKVMKKSFSDSDYDNSDQENKVTKNKKRMDTKDNLRCMSSKIKQQDILSQLKTTDVNLKDDSFSLLDESDETSFTDDSCESKSKKNIYLLNLQEKIKSLRKQNKQLQNEVKALKDKTSITLENKMENLDKMVDKLAIKIQNANKCVAELNKNIPAKVFQKQQLYPSVTHIKNEDTFQNEQIQYDDFIPVINAVMEHDEANDIEEELVMDVLTDFKKVKGVKQCDKMHNKFERDVKKNTSEPKINDRLTNFKEVKELKQCDKMHDKLERDMKKDTAESKIIEKINDNKIVSIGRGVTISQSMMQNIRTSDIGKMTCDLMSCIFTNKEMASSSRTGKKNNKVKSEENSNKKPLDCNKLLAIKDYVLSQFKNTPNGEKLFNTTVSNKCKNVARNYK
- the LOC105831536 gene encoding myb-like protein X isoform X1, which produces MPFRIVSFINVVRTIICELVIVLEMNNDYCILVEFVNEENSIAVGYRDWLITKFDDQCLQNAIDEQTIVQIRWPLCEIKSALSMKRIIKKLQEKDWLSAAVKIHAFGEWTVMHKQLADLEKYNIANPCKEDRKKVMKKSFSDSDYDNSDQENKVTKNKKRMDTKDNLRCMSSKIKQQDILSQLKTTDVNLKDDSFSLLDESDETSFTDDSCESKSKKNIYLLNLQEKIKSLRKQNKQLQNEVKALKDKTSITLENKMENLDKMVDKLAIKIQNANKCVAELNKNIPAKVFQKQQLYPSVTHIKNEDTFQNEQIQYDDFIPVINAVMEHDEANDIEEELVMDVLTDFKKVKGVKQCDKMHNKFERDVKKNTSEPKINDRLTNFKEVKELKQCDKMHDKLERDMKKDTAESKIIEKINDNKIVSIGRGVTISQSMMQNIRTSDIGKMTCDLMSCIFTNKEMASSSRTGKKNNKVKSEENSNKKPLDCNKLLAIKDYVLSQFKNTPNGEKLFNTTVSNKCKNVARNYK